The window GGCCACGTGGTCGCCGGCGGCCAGCCGGCTGACGTTCGGCCCAACCGCGACGACGACACCCGCGCCCTCGTGGCCGGGCACGACCGGCGTCACGTGCTGTGTCGCACCGGTCATTAGATGCCAATCGCTGTGGCAGACGCCCACCGCCGCCACGCGCACCAGCACCTCACCCGCGGCCGGCGGCGCTAAATCGAGCGTTTCAATGGTGAAAGGCACGCCCGGCTGCCTGAAAACGGCGGCTTTGATCTTCATACGGTTCCCACAGGGATGAAAGCAGCCGTCGTTTCCAGGCTGGCCCAGGTTATATAGCTATCAGCCGGCGATTGATGAATCGCCACGCCGGCTACTCCGTCGAAAGGATGTGGAGCTTGGCGTGCGGCACTGTCTCATAGGAGCCGCAATGAAATTTGATCGTGAAGCCGGTAGACAATGCGGGATAATCGCCCGCGCGGGCCTTCGTTTCGTCGATGGCAAAATTCATCAGGGCCAGAAAGCGCTCCCCATGCTGGTGCCACATCTCTTCGGTGCTATAGCCCGTCTCGAACGGCACGGCCAGCCAATGGACGGCCGCTTCCGGCTCCAGGCTGGCGATGAGGGCAAAGCGCTGGGCCTCGTCGCGGGCAATCACCGCGCCCGGCTCCGCGCCGCTCAGGATAGCCGTAAATGGGTCATGACTCAGTTGATCGTTCCCCGTTCCCATCGTTCGATTCCTCCGTAAAGGTCTTGGTTTCCGTTTAGGTTAATTCGATGCCTGCATTGCGGCCATGTCTACATCGCGCTAATCACCGGGTCGTTATCCACGGCGAAAGCGTAGGGCATCGCCTGCGTGTTATAGGCCCAGCCGACATGGCCGCGGGCGTCCACGGCGATGAGGCCACCCTGGCCGCCGGTTCGCTCTTCCAGCACACGGATGGCCGACTCGCAGGCCGACCACGCCGACAGCCCCGTGCCGACGAAATCACAGACGCGCTTGCTGATGACGACGCGCATCAGCGCCTCGCCATAGCCGGTGGCGCTGACGCCCGCCGTCCAGTTGTCGGCATACGCGCCGCTGCCCACCTGCGGGCTATCGCCGACTCGCCCCGGCAGCTTGTTGGCCGTGCCGCCGGTCGAGGTGGCCGCGGCCAAATCGCCGCGCATGTCGTAGGCCACCGCGCCGACGGTGTCGCCCAGGGCGGGCGTCAGCTCGTGCACTGGTTCGCCCTCGCCGGGGACGAGCAAATCGGCCACCGCGCAGCGCGGGAAGCCGATGCTATCGGCGAAGGCGTCAGCCCCGACGCCGACGAGAAAATTATGGCCGCTATCGACCATCACCCGCCGGGCCAGGCTAATCGGGTGGCGCACACGCTGGATGGCGGCAATGGCCCCCATGCTGAGATCGCGGCCGTCCATGATCAGCGCGTCCATCTCCACGTTGCCCTCGGCGTTGGGGTAGCTGCCGCGGCCCGCGTCCAATACGGGGCAATCCTCCAGGATATTGACCGCCGCCTCAACCGCGTCCAGAGCCGAGCCGCCATCCAGGAGAATGGCCCGCCCTTTCTCGGCCGCGGCCACGCAGGCCCGCAGTGCTTCCTCGCGCCGCTCGGCCGCGATCGTCCAGTCGCCCGCCCCGCCATGTACAATAATCGCAATCGACATCGTTGTTGAACTCCACCGCTAGATTCCGGCCCATTATATTCTGGTAGTGGGCTATCTGTCGATGGAGTGCGCACGCGGTTTCGAGCCGATAGACATTCCTTGATTTGTAAATCACTCTCAGACAAATTTACTATGCGAATCGCTGCGGCAAACGCTCCAACCGCTCGCTTCCGGGCGGCAAAAACAAAACCGGCCGGCGGGGGATGAATCCCCGCTGGCCGGATTGGCTCAGTTCAATCGCTCGAATATCCCGGCCGCGCCCATGCCGCCGCCGATACACATCGTCACCATGCCGAATTGGGCCTCGCGCCGCCGCATCTCGTGCATCAGTTGCACGGTCAGCTTGGCCCCGGTGCACCCCAACGGATGGCCGAGGGCGATGGCCCCGCCATTCACGTTGACGCGCGCTTCGTCCAGCCCCAGGCCGCGAATGACGGCTACCGCCTGCGAGGCAAAGGCTTCATTCAACTCAACCAGGTCGATGTCGGTCAGGCTCATGCCCGTGCGCTTGAGCAGGCGCGGCACGGCCGACAGCGGCCCCACGCCCATGATCTCCGGGCGCACGCCGCCGACGTTGAAGCCCACAAAACGCAGGATCGGCGTCAGGCCCAGCGCCTCGGCCTTGCTGCGCTCCATCACCAGCACCGCCGCCGCGCCGTCGCTCAAGGGGGACGAGTTGCCGGCCGTCACCGACCCGCCCTGCTTGAACACCGGCTTCAGCTTGCCCAGCCCTTCCAGCGTCGTGTCGGCGCGCAGATGCTCATCCCGGTCGAAAACGGTCGTCACCCGCTGTGGGCCATTCGGCCCAGCGGTCACTTCTTCGATCGTCAACGGGACGATCTCGTCCTTGAATGCGCCCCGTTCATAGGCGGCGGCGGCCTTGCGGTGACTGTTGACGGCGAACTCGTCCTGCACCAGGCGCGAAACCTCGTATTCGTCGGCCACGCGCTCGGCCGTCAGCCCCATACCCATGTAGACTTCGGGCATATGCTCCACGACGTAGGGGTTGGGATTCACCCGGTAGCCGGTCATCGGCACCAGGCTCATCGTCTCCGCCCCGCCGGCGATGATCACGTCGGCCCCATTGGCGATGATCCGCTCGGCGGCCATGGCGATGGTTTGCAGGCCGCTGGAGCAGAAGCGGTTGACCGTCTGGCCCGGCGTTTCCACTGGCAGACCGGCCCGTAGGGCGATGGCGCGGGCGAAGTTTAGCCCCTGCGCGCCTTCGGGCATGGCGCAGCCGATGATAACGTCGTCGATCTCGGCCGGGTCGAGGGCCGGCGCTTTGCGCATCAGCTCCATGATGACCTCAGCGGCCATCTCGTCCGACCGCCAGTTGCGGGTCGTGCCGCGCTTCGACTTGCCGACCGCCGTCCGGGAACCGGCCACAATTACAGCTTCTCGCATCATAGTATTCTCCTCGGAAAGAAAAACCACAGATTTCACAGATTTCACAGATTATTAAACGAGATTATCGATTCGGTGAATCCAATCCTGGTTTCTTAAATCTGTGAAATCTGTGTAATCTGTGGTTTCTTCTTCTTCATCTTAGTTCCGTAATGGCTTGCCCGTCTGGAGCATGTGCATCATGCGTTCGCGGGTCTTCTCCTCGCCCAGCAGCGACAGGAACGCCTCGCGCTCCAGGTCGAGGATGTACCAGGGATCGACCCAGGCCGGGGCGCTCAGGTCGCCGCCGGTCAGCACGTAGGCCAGCTTGCCGGCGATTTTGGCGTCGTGCTCCGAGGCAAAGCCGCCCCAGTGCAGCGATTTCACGCCCAGCTTGAGGGCGTAGAGGGCATCGCGCCCGGCGGCGTAGATCTGTTCGATTTCCGGCGGCCGCGCCCCCGCCGCCACAAGCTGCAACGCCCGCTGCTTGGCCCGCGCCAGCCGGTGGTCGCTATTCATCACGATGGTGTCCTGTGGCGTGAGATAGCCCATTGAACGCGCTTCCCAGGCGCTCGCGCCCACCTTGGCCAAAGCGATTTGCTCAAAGGCTTCCTGCAATGGCGGCAGCACATCGGCGTTGGCGGCGCGCATCGTCGGGTTCACCTTGCGGCGCACGATCTCCTTGCAGCCGCCGCCGGCCGGAATGAGACCCACGCCGAACTCCACCAGACCCATGTAGACCTCGTGGTCGGCCACCGCCTCCCAGCCGGCCATCGCCATCTCGACGCCGCCACCCAGGGCCATCTGGTGCGGCGCGGTGACGACCGGCTTCGGCGCGTGGCGCAGTTGGAACGTGGCCGTCTGCAAGGCACGGATCATCTTGTCCAGCGCGTCGAAATGGCCCGACGCGGCGGCCACGCCCACGGCGAACAGGTTGGCCCCGGCGCAGAAATGATCGCCGTTGTTGCCGATGACCAGCGCGTCGAAATCGCTATCCAGCCGCTCCAGCGCCTTGAAGGCCATGTCGATGATGTCCTGATCGATGACATTCATCTTGGCGTGGAACTCATAGAGGGCCACGC is drawn from Candidatus Promineifilum breve and contains these coding sequences:
- a CDS encoding isoaspartyl peptidase/L-asparaginase family protein, translating into MSIAIIVHGGAGDWTIAAERREEALRACVAAAEKGRAILLDGGSALDAVEAAVNILEDCPVLDAGRGSYPNAEGNVEMDALIMDGRDLSMGAIAAIQRVRHPISLARRVMVDSGHNFLVGVGADAFADSIGFPRCAVADLLVPGEGEPVHELTPALGDTVGAVAYDMRGDLAAATSTGGTANKLPGRVGDSPQVGSGAYADNWTAGVSATGYGEALMRVVISKRVCDFVGTGLSAWSACESAIRVLEERTGGQGGLIAVDARGHVGWAYNTQAMPYAFAVDNDPVISAM
- a CDS encoding acetyl-CoA C-acyltransferase yields the protein MREAVIVAGSRTAVGKSKRGTTRNWRSDEMAAEVIMELMRKAPALDPAEIDDVIIGCAMPEGAQGLNFARAIALRAGLPVETPGQTVNRFCSSGLQTIAMAAERIIANGADVIIAGGAETMSLVPMTGYRVNPNPYVVEHMPEVYMGMGLTAERVADEYEVSRLVQDEFAVNSHRKAAAAYERGAFKDEIVPLTIEEVTAGPNGPQRVTTVFDRDEHLRADTTLEGLGKLKPVFKQGGSVTAGNSSPLSDGAAAVLVMERSKAEALGLTPILRFVGFNVGGVRPEIMGVGPLSAVPRLLKRTGMSLTDIDLVELNEAFASQAVAVIRGLGLDEARVNVNGGAIALGHPLGCTGAKLTVQLMHEMRRREAQFGMVTMCIGGGMGAAGIFERLN